From a region of the Bradyrhizobium manausense genome:
- a CDS encoding TonB-dependent receptor domain-containing protein, which translates to MANIFILAPSVPLLLTTSRTYETGVKLQSADKRAEATFSAFDIERKNVYVPESGIVFNVAGKIESKGIEIAAAINPVDGLKLWGNAAFVQSHFIDFTYVDGGGVFQSYSGKTPPNVPNFVANAGASYRFDTTLPVEIGASMRHVGDRFNFQDNMVVMNAYTTFDAFAFVDIPKTYFSGVENTRLSFRVRNLTNKLYAAWGDPGYTDQIILGAPRSYEVAASFKW; encoded by the coding sequence GTGGCCAACATCTTCATCCTGGCGCCGTCGGTGCCGCTGCTGCTGACCACGTCGCGGACCTACGAGACCGGCGTGAAGCTGCAATCGGCCGACAAACGCGCCGAGGCCACGTTCTCGGCCTTCGACATCGAGCGCAAGAACGTCTACGTCCCCGAAAGTGGCATCGTCTTCAACGTCGCTGGCAAGATCGAGTCCAAGGGCATCGAGATCGCGGCGGCGATCAACCCGGTCGACGGGCTGAAACTGTGGGGCAATGCCGCCTTCGTACAATCGCACTTCATCGACTTCACCTATGTCGACGGTGGTGGCGTGTTCCAGTCCTATTCGGGCAAGACGCCGCCCAATGTGCCCAACTTCGTCGCGAATGCCGGCGCGTCCTATCGGTTCGACACGACACTTCCGGTCGAGATCGGCGCCTCGATGCGTCACGTCGGCGACCGCTTCAACTTTCAGGACAATATGGTCGTCATGAACGCCTACACGACGTTCGATGCATTCGCGTTCGTCGACATCCCGAAGACCTATTTCAGCGGCGTCGAGAACACGCGGCTCTCGTTCCGCGTGCGCAATCTGACGAACAAGCTCTACGCGGCCTGGGGCGATCCCGGTTATACCGACCAGATCATCCTGGGCGCGCCGCGAAGCTACGAGGTGGCGGCGTCATTCAAATGGTAA
- a CDS encoding TonB-dependent receptor, with amino-acid sequence MFLISLLSSASLSSAALAQNAAQNKPPVEIGPVTVTPSTPKPALAVSPGNQKPRTARRATTRRPTALIAAKPINQPTSDTTPLNTAPVTGVSSRLGISARETPATVEVISQQTMQDRGIRTTTDVAKAAVGVTGGDAPGAPAIFSMRGFSGDQLTTLYNGIPIGPSTMTGRPMDVAGLQQVEIIKGPDSLVAGLGATGGAVNYVTKAPHTGPIVNEAFTSYDSFNGYRAGYGSGGSTLINGLDYRFDISHFNDKSFIDDSYSKLSNVSGQLNYRVNDSLKVWGAAEYKQDKDRFYWGTPIVPANGAGIVPTNGIVSGTWSNYYLGGGTSVPATIDARTLTTNYNVLDNHSGANELWLRSGFQWDITNDISLKSQVYGYDAHRHWFNNEISSFDQTVGGLAGAQSIYRERLALDHAQRLYGNITDLTVNSSIGGMDNRFVATVAASNNQFNVSQDTLFGNDYVDLLNPDRGLYGNRSDEKIYTRVNTASLSFEDRLKLTSTFALIGGIRFEDIKLDRTRFDPSGVLESAKGYPFSTTFNPITGRIGYTWDIASGVML; translated from the coding sequence GTGTTCTTGATCTCTCTGCTCTCTTCAGCGTCGCTGTCATCGGCGGCGCTCGCGCAGAATGCGGCCCAGAACAAGCCACCGGTCGAAATCGGCCCCGTGACCGTCACCCCATCCACCCCCAAGCCGGCCCTCGCGGTCAGCCCGGGCAATCAGAAGCCTCGCACTGCGCGCCGGGCCACGACGCGGAGACCGACGGCACTGATCGCTGCAAAGCCCATCAACCAGCCCACGAGCGACACGACACCGCTGAACACCGCCCCGGTCACCGGGGTCTCCTCTCGCCTTGGCATTTCGGCACGGGAAACACCCGCGACCGTCGAGGTGATCAGCCAGCAGACCATGCAGGACCGGGGCATCCGGACTACCACTGACGTCGCGAAGGCGGCGGTCGGTGTCACCGGCGGCGATGCGCCAGGCGCGCCCGCGATCTTCTCGATGCGCGGCTTCAGCGGCGATCAGCTCACGACGCTCTATAACGGCATCCCGATCGGGCCGTCGACCATGACCGGCCGCCCTATGGACGTTGCGGGCCTCCAGCAGGTCGAGATTATCAAGGGGCCGGATTCGCTCGTGGCCGGCCTCGGCGCGACCGGCGGCGCAGTCAACTACGTAACCAAGGCGCCGCATACGGGTCCGATCGTGAATGAGGCCTTCACCTCTTACGATTCCTTCAACGGCTATCGCGCCGGCTACGGATCGGGCGGCTCTACGCTGATCAACGGTCTCGACTACCGCTTCGACATCAGTCATTTCAACGACAAGAGCTTTATCGATGACTCCTATTCGAAGCTCAGCAACGTCTCCGGTCAGTTGAATTATCGCGTCAACGACAGCCTGAAGGTTTGGGGGGCGGCGGAGTACAAGCAGGACAAGGACCGCTTCTACTGGGGAACACCGATCGTGCCGGCGAACGGGGCAGGTATCGTGCCGACGAATGGCATCGTCTCCGGGACTTGGAGCAACTATTATCTCGGCGGCGGCACGTCGGTTCCGGCGACCATCGACGCGCGCACGTTGACGACGAATTACAACGTCCTCGACAATCACAGCGGCGCCAACGAACTCTGGCTGCGCAGCGGCTTTCAATGGGACATCACCAACGACATCTCGCTGAAGAGCCAGGTCTACGGCTATGACGCCCACCGGCACTGGTTCAACAACGAGATATCCTCGTTCGACCAGACCGTTGGCGGCCTCGCCGGTGCGCAAAGCATCTATCGCGAACGCCTGGCGCTGGATCACGCGCAACGGCTCTACGGCAACATTACGGATCTCACCGTCAATTCCAGTATCGGCGGCATGGATAATCGCTTCGTTGCAACCGTGGCGGCGAGCAACAACCAGTTCAACGTCTCGCAGGATACGCTGTTCGGCAACGATTACGTCGACCTGCTCAATCCGGATCGTGGGCTCTACGGCAACCGGAGCGACGAGAAGATCTACACCCGTGTCAACACCGCATCGCTGTCGTTCGAGGACCGGCTCAAGCTGACCTCGACCTTCGCGTTGATCGGCGGCATCCGCTTCGAGGACATCAAGCTGGACCGCACCCGGTTCGACCCCAGTGGTGTGCTCGAATCCGCAAAGGGCTATCCCTTCTCGACCACCTTCAATCCCATCACCGGCCGCATCGGCTACACCTGGGACATCGCCTCCGGCGTCATGCTGTAA
- a CDS encoding ABC transporter permease, with protein sequence MNKKDLSLLVLILVVGAVVAFINPRFLYVGNLSNTLNQVGMFGIFSIAEAFVIIIGGIELSVGSVIALLGVLFIDLIVNHDVNWMLAFAAIIASGLVIGVVHGALVTRMHIQPFVVTLCGLLIYRGAARYYTEDATAGFGYGASFPTLEWLMAGRTNVLGFPLPHSVVALIVVAAVAWVLLHRSVFGRYLYAVGKNEEAARYSGIRSERVMISAYVICGGLTAFAAILFAMYTRSISPAVHGSFYELYAIAAAVLGGCSLRGGEGSIIGVVLGTVLLQVLQNLVNLLGIPSSLNFAVMGAVILIGVLADQYLVQRRQRVGAAKGRGQPSLAAAPLEQVKAE encoded by the coding sequence TTGAACAAGAAAGATCTGAGCCTGCTGGTCCTGATCCTCGTCGTCGGCGCGGTCGTGGCCTTCATCAATCCGCGTTTCCTCTACGTCGGCAATCTCTCCAACACGCTGAACCAGGTCGGGATGTTCGGCATCTTCTCGATCGCGGAAGCCTTCGTCATCATCATCGGCGGGATCGAGCTCTCGGTCGGATCGGTGATCGCGCTGCTCGGCGTTCTCTTCATCGACCTCATCGTCAATCACGACGTCAACTGGATGCTCGCCTTTGCCGCGATCATCGCGAGCGGCCTCGTGATCGGCGTCGTGCACGGCGCGCTGGTGACGCGGATGCATATCCAGCCGTTCGTGGTGACGCTGTGCGGACTTTTGATCTATCGCGGCGCGGCGCGCTATTACACCGAGGACGCGACCGCCGGCTTCGGCTACGGCGCGAGCTTCCCGACGCTGGAATGGCTGATGGCCGGCCGCACCAACGTCCTGGGCTTTCCGCTGCCGCACAGCGTGGTGGCGCTGATCGTGGTCGCCGCCGTTGCGTGGGTGCTGCTGCACCGCTCGGTATTCGGCCGCTACCTCTACGCCGTCGGCAAGAACGAGGAGGCCGCGCGCTATTCCGGCATCCGCTCCGAGCGCGTGATGATCTCCGCCTACGTCATCTGCGGCGGGCTGACCGCGTTCGCCGCGATCCTGTTCGCGATGTACACCCGCTCGATCTCGCCGGCCGTGCACGGCTCGTTCTATGAGCTCTATGCCATTGCAGCGGCCGTGCTCGGCGGCTGCTCGCTGCGCGGCGGCGAAGGCTCGATCATCGGCGTCGTGCTCGGCACCGTGCTGCTCCAGGTGCTGCAGAACCTCGTCAATCTGCTGGGCATCCCGAGTTCGCTGAACTTCGCGGTGATGGGCGCGGTGATCCTGATCGGCGTGCTCGCCGACCAGTATCTCGTCCAGCGCCGGCAGCGCGTGGGTGCGGCCAAGGGCCGAGGGCAGCCGAGCCTCGCGGCCGCCCCGCTCGAGCAGGTGAAGGCGGAGTGA